One Aerococcus urinaeequi DNA segment encodes these proteins:
- a CDS encoding divergent PAP2 family protein, with product MNTTTNFPLVVTFAAIMIAQLVKYPIAVFFKKPNANLSIIHATGGMPSSHSAAVTSLITALILQYGFFSPIVAIAVCFGMIVMFDAMGVRRQDGEQGVLIYTLMKILKEKARETDDTDLLAKLNTLDEDRMVINDYLGHKPSEVIGGMTTGVLVTLGVRFIYILFNLPL from the coding sequence ATGAATACAACAACTAATTTTCCTTTAGTCGTTACCTTCGCAGCAATCATGATTGCACAATTGGTTAAATATCCTATTGCTGTTTTCTTTAAGAAACCAAACGCTAACCTCTCAATCATTCATGCTACAGGTGGTATGCCTAGTTCCCACTCGGCTGCCGTTACTTCGCTAATCACTGCTTTGATTCTTCAGTATGGTTTCTTCTCACCAATCGTTGCGATTGCCGTTTGTTTTGGTATGATCGTCATGTTTGATGCCATGGGTGTTCGTCGCCAGGATGGGGAGCAAGGGGTTTTAATCTATACCCTTATGAAGATTCTAAAAGAAAAGGCTAGAGAAACTGACGATACAGATCTATTAGCTAAATTAAACACACTTGATGAGGATCGCATGGTCATTAATGATTATTTAGGTCACAAACCTTCAGAGGTTATTGGTGGTATGACCACTGGTGTACTTGTTACGCTAGGTGTTCGTTTTATCTACATCCTATTTAATCTCCCATTATAA
- a CDS encoding glucose-6-phosphate isomerase, with translation MGHIKFDYSNTDQFIAEHELTQMQPLVTAADTILREGTGAGSDYIGWVDLPKAYDKEEYARIKKAAAKIQSDSDVLVVLGIGGSYLGAKSAIDFLSHSFSNLQSKEERKTPQVFFAGNSLSSTYIAELIETIGDRDFSVNVISKSGTTTETAVAFRIFKKLLEEKYGEAAKERIYATTDKANGALKSEADAEGYESFVIPDAVGGRFTVLTPVGLLPIAVSGADIDALMQGAADAMEAYSDADLSKNEAYQYAALRNVLYRKGKVTELLINYEPKLQYFSEWWKQLFGESEGKDGKGIYPSSANFTTDLHSLGQYIQEGQRNLFETVVKVEKPSKSIAIPAFDEDLDGLGYLEGKDVDFVNTKAFQGTVLAHTDGDVPNFVLTIPKMDAYSLGYMIYFFEIAVAISGYLNGVNPFNQPGVEAYKKNMFALLGKPGFEDLAAELNERLK, from the coding sequence ATGGGACATATCAAATTTGATTATAGTAATACTGACCAATTTATTGCAGAACACGAATTAACACAAATGCAACCGTTAGTTACAGCAGCCGATACAATCTTACGTGAAGGTACTGGTGCAGGTAGCGATTATATTGGTTGGGTTGATTTACCAAAAGCATATGATAAAGAAGAGTATGCACGTATTAAAAAAGCTGCAGCTAAGATTCAATCTGACTCAGATGTATTAGTTGTATTAGGTATCGGTGGTTCTTACTTAGGTGCTAAATCAGCAATCGACTTTTTATCTCATTCATTTTCAAACTTACAATCTAAAGAAGAACGTAAAACACCACAAGTCTTCTTTGCAGGTAATAGCTTAAGTTCAACTTACATTGCTGAATTAATCGAAACAATTGGGGATCGAGACTTCTCTGTAAACGTTATTTCTAAATCAGGTACGACTACCGAAACGGCTGTAGCATTCCGTATTTTCAAAAAATTACTAGAAGAAAAATATGGTGAAGCAGCTAAAGAGCGTATTTATGCAACAACGGATAAAGCAAATGGTGCATTAAAATCTGAAGCTGATGCTGAAGGATACGAGTCATTCGTTATTCCTGATGCAGTTGGTGGACGTTTCACTGTATTAACACCAGTTGGTTTATTACCAATTGCTGTTTCAGGTGCAGATATCGATGCCTTAATGCAAGGTGCTGCTGACGCGATGGAAGCATACAGTGATGCTGATTTAAGTAAAAATGAAGCTTATCAATATGCTGCATTACGTAATGTCTTATACCGTAAAGGTAAAGTAACTGAGCTATTAATCAACTATGAACCAAAATTACAATACTTCTCAGAATGGTGGAAACAACTATTCGGAGAATCAGAAGGTAAAGATGGTAAAGGGATTTACCCATCAAGCGCCAACTTCACAACTGACTTACACTCTCTAGGTCAATACATCCAAGAAGGGCAACGTAACTTATTCGAAACAGTTGTTAAAGTAGAAAAACCAAGTAAATCAATTGCAATTCCCGCATTTGATGAAGACTTAGATGGTTTAGGCTACTTAGAAGGTAAGGATGTAGACTTTGTAAATACTAAAGCTTTCCAAGGTACTGTATTAGCCCATACTGATGGTGACGTACCTAACTTCGTGTTAACCATTCCAAAAATGGATGCTTACTCTTTAGGTTACATGATTTACTTCTTTGAAATTGCAGTAGCAATTTCTGGTTACTTAAATGGGGTAAATCCATTCAACCAACCAGGGGTAGAAGCATACAAGAAAAATATGTTTGCTTTATTAGGAAAGCCAGGATTCGAAGATTTAGCAGCAGAATTGAACGAACGGTTGAAATAA
- a CDS encoding class I SAM-dependent methyltransferase, with translation MSVENINQLFGVLHDSTILIQEALEFSYLEALFETLQNLADGEVQQIDQRPSDEEAEQLREIYSNINLQEFEAEDIRKAVQFAFIEGEKADQLQANYHMTPEAIAVLMGYFATKLVDQGHLADKAEDTEITFFDATMGTGNLYAIIYNALKASGYKIQGFGYDNDDLMLSIADVSTRLQDIPANLYLGDSLQNLIVPPSDLIVGDLPLGYYPVDEVADTYSSAKNREEGQHAFVHYLMVEQGLRYLKPNGWGIYIMPAGLVQDENIKTLIEAIGEHGYFQALLSLPSNLFNNEKSRKAILLVQKAGDKAKQSEKVLVGEIPDLKSKEELPKFLGAFENFLEKMK, from the coding sequence ATGTCAGTAGAAAATATCAACCAATTATTTGGTGTATTGCATGACTCAACGATTTTGATTCAGGAAGCGCTAGAGTTTTCTTACCTAGAAGCTTTATTTGAAACTTTGCAAAATCTTGCTGATGGCGAAGTGCAACAAATCGACCAACGACCAAGTGATGAAGAGGCTGAGCAATTGAGAGAGATTTATAGCAATATCAATCTCCAAGAATTCGAAGCTGAAGACATTCGTAAGGCGGTTCAATTTGCCTTTATTGAAGGGGAAAAAGCTGATCAATTACAAGCTAATTACCATATGACACCTGAAGCTATCGCTGTTTTAATGGGCTATTTTGCCACTAAATTGGTAGATCAAGGGCATTTAGCTGATAAAGCAGAAGATACTGAGATCACCTTCTTTGATGCGACAATGGGGACTGGAAACTTGTACGCCATTATTTATAACGCTTTGAAGGCATCTGGTTATAAAATTCAAGGATTCGGCTATGATAACGATGACTTAATGTTGTCAATAGCGGACGTTTCCACCCGTCTACAAGATATCCCAGCTAATTTATATTTAGGGGATTCATTACAAAATCTGATTGTCCCACCAAGTGATCTAATTGTAGGTGACCTACCCTTAGGCTATTATCCAGTGGATGAAGTAGCTGACACCTATTCTTCTGCGAAAAACCGTGAGGAAGGGCAACATGCTTTTGTTCATTATTTGATGGTAGAACAAGGATTACGTTACTTGAAACCGAATGGTTGGGGTATTTATATTATGCCTGCTGGCCTTGTCCAAGATGAAAATATTAAGACCTTAATTGAAGCCATTGGGGAGCATGGTTATTTCCAAGCTTTATTGTCGCTACCAAGCAATCTTTTCAATAATGAGAAATCTAGAAAAGCCATTTTATTAGTGCAAAAAGCGGGCGACAAGGCTAAACAAAGTGAGAAGGTACTTGTTGGTGAAATTCCGGACTTGAAGAGTAAGGAAGAATTGCCTAAGTTCTTGGGGGCTTTTGAAAACTTTCTTGAGAAAATGAAGTAG
- a CDS encoding CvfD/Ygs/GSP13 family RNA-binding post-transcriptional regulator, giving the protein MTTKEFPYHIGDVVEGEVTGLQPYGVFVQLDEDHQGLIHISEINHGYVSNVEDKFTIEQKLTVKIIDIDEFTSKMSLSIRALKKLATSNKPAKNAWPKKRPAPKIGFVSIEEQLPGWVEEALQKMATK; this is encoded by the coding sequence ATGACAACTAAAGAATTTCCATACCACATTGGTGATGTAGTTGAAGGTGAAGTGACAGGTTTACAACCATATGGTGTCTTTGTTCAATTAGACGAAGACCATCAAGGATTAATCCACATATCCGAAATTAATCACGGTTATGTGAGCAACGTGGAGGATAAATTTACCATCGAACAAAAACTGACGGTAAAGATTATCGATATCGATGAGTTTACCAGCAAAATGAGTTTGTCAATTCGAGCATTAAAGAAACTTGCAACCTCTAATAAACCTGCTAAGAATGCTTGGCCTAAAAAACGTCCTGCACCAAAAATTGGCTTTGTTTCTATAGAAGAACAATTGCCAGGGTGGGTTGAGGAAGCACTACAAAAGATGGCTACAAAATAA
- the mreC gene encoding rod shape-determining protein MreC encodes MRRFFENKKLIVLLVSVITSFSMIAYSIFSQSQMPKPILWVNDVTAVVGRFVSTPTNAMMRFTDSINDLMNTYEDNQRLKSQISSLEELEAQNEILQSENEELSALLDLQPSLVGKNVIASSVISRSPDTWLDSITIDVGTNSGIEESMSVMTESGLVGHVTEVSATSSKVQLLITENNQMKNVAVSIQTDDGIVSGILSDYDEKTQELILKQVPNDAKVSEGNTVTTSGLGGVSPEGLIIGEVTSASSDNFGLSQSVRVKPAADFKDIRSVLVIMTLNESSSDTSADSEDQAAESSAASTDTGE; translated from the coding sequence TTGCGACGATTTTTTGAGAATAAAAAATTAATTGTCCTGCTTGTTAGTGTCATCACTTCATTCAGTATGATTGCCTACTCTATATTTAGTCAATCACAGATGCCCAAACCAATTTTATGGGTGAATGATGTGACCGCAGTTGTGGGTAGATTTGTTTCTACACCAACGAATGCGATGATGCGCTTTACAGATTCAATTAACGATTTAATGAACACATACGAAGATAACCAACGATTGAAAAGCCAAATTTCTTCACTAGAGGAACTGGAAGCTCAAAATGAGATATTACAAAGTGAAAATGAAGAGCTATCTGCCTTACTTGATTTACAACCTTCATTAGTTGGTAAGAATGTTATTGCTTCTTCTGTTATTTCTAGATCTCCAGATACCTGGTTAGACTCAATTACAATCGATGTAGGGACTAATAGTGGTATTGAAGAGAGCATGTCTGTGATGACAGAGAGTGGCCTTGTAGGGCATGTAACGGAAGTCTCTGCTACGAGTTCAAAAGTGCAGTTATTGATTACTGAGAATAATCAAATGAAGAACGTAGCTGTAAGTATTCAAACGGATGATGGTATCGTGTCTGGGATTTTATCTGACTATGATGAAAAGACACAGGAATTAATCCTTAAACAAGTGCCGAATGATGCAAAAGTTTCTGAAGGAAATACGGTCACTACAAGTGGTTTAGGTGGTGTATCTCCAGAAGGTTTAATCATTGGAGAAGTAACATCAGCATCTTCTGATAACTTTGGTTTATCTCAGTCCGTGAGAGTAAAACCTGCTGCAGACTTCAAAGATATCCGTTCAGTATTGGTTATCATGACCTTGAATGAAAGTTCAAGTGATACATCAGCTGATAGTGAAGATCAGGCTGCTGAATCCTCCGCTGCATCTACAGATACAGGAGAATAG
- a CDS encoding amino acid ABC transporter ATP-binding protein, which produces MSLKVAGLNKSYQDNQVIKDYDFEINPGEVVILLGRSGTGKTTFMRIINNLEEADRGTIEINGKVLSKDNGTKAVYSSNSERRAYQNELGMVFQDYQLFPNLTVIQNLIEAPLAQGLKNKEELIEDGKKLLADVGLSDKADVFPSTLSGGQKQRVAIARALMLNPSVLCFDEPTSALDRESANQIGGLITALAKDQGKAILIVTHDTEFGKQIGTRIESSTEFAK; this is translated from the coding sequence ATGTCATTAAAAGTAGCAGGACTAAATAAATCTTATCAAGATAACCAAGTCATTAAGGATTATGACTTCGAAATCAATCCTGGTGAAGTTGTGATTTTACTAGGTCGTTCAGGGACGGGTAAAACGACATTCATGCGTATTATAAACAATCTTGAAGAAGCAGACCGTGGTACGATTGAAATTAACGGTAAGGTCTTATCAAAAGATAACGGCACTAAAGCTGTCTATAGTTCAAATAGTGAGCGTCGAGCTTATCAAAATGAACTCGGCATGGTTTTCCAAGATTATCAATTGTTCCCAAATTTAACCGTGATTCAAAATCTGATTGAAGCACCCTTAGCACAAGGGCTTAAAAACAAAGAAGAATTGATTGAAGATGGTAAAAAACTATTAGCGGATGTTGGTTTATCTGATAAAGCAGATGTTTTTCCATCAACATTGTCTGGTGGTCAAAAGCAACGGGTGGCGATTGCTAGAGCTTTAATGCTAAATCCAAGTGTCTTGTGTTTTGATGAACCTACTTCAGCCTTGGATAGAGAATCTGCTAATCAAATCGGTGGCCTTATCACAGCCTTAGCTAAAGACCAAGGTAAAGCCATTCTGATTGTTACCCATGATACTGAGTTCGGTAAACAAATTGGAACTAGAATTGAGTCATCGACTGAATTCGCAAAATAA
- a CDS encoding ABC transporter permease subunit (The N-terminal region of this protein, as described by TIGR01726, is a three transmembrane segment that identifies a subfamily of ABC transporter permease subunits, which specificities that include histidine, arginine, glutamine, glutamate, L-cystine (sic), the opines (in Agrobacterium) octopine and nopaline, etc.) produces MKKFKLSNFVLSIILSIGLVFAIGQTSVKATESEDTSGETYIIGLDDTFAPMGFRDGAGELVGFDIDLANAVADLYGWNLEFQPIDWAMKETELNSGNIDMIWNGYGITPEREEMVLFSEPYIESGQMVISKKGSGIEEISDLAGKTIATQSGSTALTFMQEWPDDLYNQLADEPVLYPSYNEVFADLDADRVDAIYAGDIYSRYTLNQKGTLDEYEYFVDETSVEPMGVGFRKSDTALKEQVDAGIEELRQNGTYAEIEAKWFGEDSESTGSSNIVMTVLPSLLNGLKLTLLLFVIVLILSVPIGFLIGILRVFGPKWLQAIIEAYVFIMRGSPLMLQLMVIFFGLPYIGIAMDRFPAAVLAYVINYAAYFAEIFRGGISAVPDGQYESISVLGIGKIRGFRRIILPQVVNIVLPSIGNEVISLVKDTSLVYVIGLGELLRAGNIAANTYASLVPYLVAGAIYLIVTAVLTFVLRKFENQLKW; encoded by the coding sequence ATGAAGAAATTTAAACTTAGCAATTTTGTATTATCAATTATTTTATCAATAGGTCTGGTATTTGCTATAGGGCAAACATCGGTAAAAGCAACTGAATCTGAGGATACTAGTGGTGAAACTTATATTATCGGTTTAGACGATACATTCGCGCCAATGGGTTTCCGTGATGGAGCAGGTGAATTGGTCGGTTTCGATATCGACTTAGCTAATGCAGTAGCTGACCTATATGGTTGGAATTTAGAATTTCAACCAATTGATTGGGCGATGAAAGAAACTGAGTTGAATTCAGGTAATATCGATATGATCTGGAATGGTTATGGGATCACACCAGAACGTGAAGAAATGGTCTTGTTCTCTGAACCATATATTGAGTCTGGACAAATGGTTATTAGTAAAAAAGGTTCAGGTATTGAAGAAATTTCTGATTTAGCAGGTAAAACAATTGCCACACAATCTGGGTCAACAGCCTTAACATTTATGCAAGAGTGGCCAGATGACTTATATAACCAATTAGCTGATGAACCAGTCTTATACCCTTCGTACAATGAAGTGTTTGCCGATTTGGATGCTGACCGTGTGGACGCGATCTATGCTGGTGATATTTATTCTCGCTATACCTTAAATCAAAAAGGGACTTTAGATGAATATGAGTACTTTGTAGATGAAACATCTGTTGAACCGATGGGTGTTGGTTTTAGAAAATCAGACACTGCATTAAAAGAGCAAGTAGATGCAGGTATTGAAGAATTAAGACAAAACGGGACTTATGCTGAAATTGAAGCGAAATGGTTCGGTGAAGATTCAGAATCAACGGGCTCTTCAAATATTGTCATGACGGTATTGCCTTCATTATTAAATGGATTAAAATTAACCCTACTTTTATTTGTCATTGTATTGATTCTATCGGTGCCAATTGGCTTCTTAATTGGAATCTTACGCGTGTTTGGACCAAAATGGTTACAAGCAATTATTGAAGCTTATGTTTTCATCATGCGTGGTAGTCCACTAATGCTTCAATTGATGGTGATCTTCTTCGGTTTACCATATATTGGTATCGCCATGGATCGATTCCCAGCAGCTGTTCTAGCATATGTGATTAACTATGCAGCTTATTTTGCAGAAATTTTTAGAGGTGGTATTTCAGCAGTGCCGGACGGTCAATATGAAAGTATTTCTGTATTAGGTATTGGTAAAATTCGTGGTTTTAGAAGAATTATCTTACCGCAAGTAGTTAATATTGTATTACCTTCAATTGGTAACGAAGTGATTTCCCTAGTAAAAGATACGTCATTAGTTTATGTGATCGGACTTGGCGAGTTACTAAGAGCCGGAAATATTGCAGCTAATACCTATGCGTCTCTAGTACCATACTTAGTTGCTGGGGCGATTTACTTAATCGTGACAGCAGTTCTTACATTTGTCTTACGTAAATTTGAAAACCAATTGAAATGGTAA
- the mreD gene encoding rod shape-determining protein MreD, whose product MTMLSYSLGSEKFQISPQFTLIVITLLAVYLINDSKIFLVSIIIGFIYDAYYSSILGVNLFLFPMIVILTRAVIKKFPMNFYTIWLWILIVYTVYTHFIYALYYLIDIHSSSYYYFLSQNYIPSLLFNAFLGFIFIWLIQKLVIWFEK is encoded by the coding sequence ATGACCATGTTGTCATATAGTTTGGGTAGTGAAAAATTTCAGATCAGTCCACAATTCACACTGATTGTGATTACCTTATTGGCGGTTTATTTAATAAATGATTCAAAAATATTCCTCGTGAGTATTATCATAGGTTTTATATACGACGCTTATTATTCTTCGATACTTGGGGTTAATTTATTCTTATTTCCCATGATAGTAATACTTACTCGGGCGGTTATAAAAAAATTCCCAATGAACTTTTATACGATTTGGTTATGGATCCTTATTGTTTATACCGTGTACACGCATTTTATCTATGCTTTATACTACTTAATCGATATACATAGTAGTAGCTATTATTACTTTTTAAGTCAGAACTATATTCCGTCGTTATTATTCAATGCCTTTTTAGGTTTTATCTTTATTTGGCTAATTCAGAAATTAGTTATTTGGTTTGAAAAATAA
- a CDS encoding peptidylprolyl isomerase, whose amino-acid sequence MTYPQLDIKDTQLKATIETNKGAFQVALFPELAPKTVENFVTLSKQGYYDGVIFHRVIPNFMIQGGDPSGTGMGGTSIYGEKFEDEFNLELFNINGALSMANAGPNTNGSQFFVVTAKEVPAQMLGQLKAGGWPEEIIEAYSENGGTPWLDQKHTVFGQVVSGMDVVYNIEDQPRNASDKPLEEVVITSVTFENE is encoded by the coding sequence ATGACTTACCCACAATTAGATATTAAAGATACGCAATTGAAAGCTACGATTGAAACAAATAAAGGTGCTTTCCAAGTTGCACTATTTCCAGAATTAGCACCAAAAACAGTAGAAAACTTTGTAACCCTAAGTAAACAAGGTTACTACGACGGTGTTATTTTCCACCGTGTAATTCCTAACTTTATGATCCAAGGGGGCGACCCATCTGGGACTGGTATGGGTGGGACATCAATTTATGGTGAAAAATTTGAAGATGAATTCAATCTTGAATTGTTCAACATTAACGGTGCCTTATCAATGGCGAACGCAGGACCTAATACGAATGGTTCACAATTCTTCGTTGTAACAGCTAAAGAAGTACCTGCACAAATGTTAGGACAACTAAAAGCTGGTGGTTGGCCAGAAGAGATCATCGAAGCTTACAGCGAAAACGGCGGAACACCATGGTTAGATCAAAAACATACTGTATTTGGTCAAGTGGTTTCCGGAATGGACGTTGTCTACAATATTGAAGACCAACCTCGTAATGCATCAGACAAACCTTTAGAAGAAGTTGTCATTACTAGTGTTACTTTTGAAAACGAATAA
- the rpmA gene encoding 50S ribosomal protein L27, which yields MLKFNLQFFAHKKGGGSTTNGRDSQSKRLGAKRADGQEVSGGSILYRQRGTKIYPGVNVGRGGDDTLFAKVDGIVRFERKGRDQKQVSVYPVAAE from the coding sequence ATGTTGAAATTTAATTTACAATTCTTCGCCCACAAAAAAGGGGGCGGGTCTACTACCAATGGTCGTGACTCTCAATCAAAACGTTTAGGTGCTAAACGTGCTGATGGTCAAGAAGTTTCAGGTGGTTCAATTTTATACCGTCAACGCGGTACTAAAATTTACCCAGGTGTAAACGTAGGACGCGGTGGAGACGATACTTTATTTGCTAAAGTTGACGGAATCGTTCGCTTCGAACGTAAAGGCCGTGACCAAAAACAAGTATCAGTTTATCCAGTAGCTGCTGAATAA
- a CDS encoding NAD(P)/FAD-dependent oxidoreductase, producing the protein MTNNRTDLLIVGAGPVGLFTAFYAGMRNLSVRLVDSLPEIGGQPKALYPEKNIFDIPAYPKITGHELSQVLQAQLHRFSTTTDIHLNEKVLNIQKNDQDFTIQTSESTYTAGAVIIAAGNGSFKPRKIAIAGLSDYEDQHISYHVSDFIKYTGKEVAVLGGGDSAFDASLALADHAKKVYLVHRRDRFRAHEYSVSLAEQTANIEFVTPYVPKILLGKDGFLTGLEVTKARSQESRILPVEHIFMTYGFVSSIDEIRNWGLEIENESIQVDHNMQTNIPGIYAVGDIANYPHKAKLIATGFGEAPHVINQAAHYLFPDRQVAPLHSTSMFTD; encoded by the coding sequence ATGACAAATAACAGAACGGACCTCCTGATTGTAGGGGCCGGTCCAGTAGGTTTATTTACCGCCTTTTACGCAGGTATGCGCAACCTAAGTGTCCGCTTAGTAGACTCATTACCTGAAATCGGTGGTCAACCAAAAGCCTTATATCCTGAAAAAAATATATTCGATATTCCAGCATACCCAAAAATAACCGGTCACGAATTAAGCCAAGTCTTACAAGCACAATTGCACCGGTTTTCTACTACTACAGATATTCATCTAAACGAAAAAGTTCTAAATATTCAAAAAAATGACCAAGACTTTACGATTCAAACAAGCGAGTCGACCTATACAGCGGGTGCAGTCATTATCGCTGCCGGCAATGGTTCCTTTAAACCTCGAAAAATAGCGATTGCTGGCCTTTCTGACTATGAAGATCAGCATATTTCATACCATGTATCAGACTTTATTAAATACACAGGTAAAGAAGTTGCGGTCCTTGGTGGTGGTGACTCAGCCTTTGATGCCAGTTTGGCTTTAGCTGACCATGCTAAAAAAGTCTACTTGGTTCATCGTCGCGACCGTTTTCGTGCCCATGAATATTCAGTTAGCTTAGCTGAACAAACAGCCAATATTGAATTCGTTACCCCCTATGTACCAAAAATACTTCTTGGTAAAGACGGATTCTTGACTGGCTTAGAAGTTACCAAGGCTCGTAGTCAAGAAAGTCGGATACTACCTGTTGAACATATCTTTATGACCTATGGTTTTGTATCCTCAATCGATGAAATTAGAAATTGGGGTCTTGAAATTGAGAATGAATCTATCCAAGTAGACCATAACATGCAAACCAATATTCCCGGTATCTATGCAGTTGGTGATATAGCTAATTACCCGCATAAAGCCAAATTGATTGCAACTGGTTTTGGCGAAGCGCCACATGTCATTAATCAAGCGGCCCATTACTTATTCCCCGACCGTCAGGTTGCTCCACTACATTCGACATCTATGTTTACAGACTGA
- a CDS encoding ribosomal-processing cysteine protease Prp, with product MIQAIFKTDEKDQFVSFEVSGHAFAGEYGQDVVCAGVSAVVLSTVNNLTRMASIEPLIEADEENGGYLYVELTKDLSTEQGELAQMLLTSCYLALSEDVEANYGDFIHVSKTTKY from the coding sequence ATGATTCAAGCAATCTTTAAAACTGACGAGAAAGATCAATTTGTTAGCTTTGAAGTTTCTGGCCACGCCTTTGCTGGTGAATATGGGCAAGATGTTGTTTGTGCAGGAGTATCCGCAGTCGTTTTATCGACAGTGAATAACCTGACACGTATGGCAAGTATCGAGCCACTTATTGAAGCCGATGAAGAAAATGGCGGTTACTTGTATGTTGAGTTAACCAAGGATCTCTCTACAGAGCAGGGTGAACTTGCTCAAATGTTATTAACAAGTTGCTATTTGGCCTTGTCTGAAGACGTTGAAGCCAATTACGGTGACTTTATACATGTATCCAAAACAACGAAATATTAG
- the rplU gene encoding 50S ribosomal protein L21 → MYAIIKTGGKQIKVEAGQAIYIEKLNAEAGDKVTFDQVVFVGGDDVKVGAPLVEGATVEATVEKQGRQKKVTTFKYKAKKDSHRKQGHRQPYTKVVIDSINA, encoded by the coding sequence ATGTACGCAATTATTAAAACTGGTGGAAAACAAATTAAAGTTGAAGCTGGACAAGCTATCTACATTGAAAAATTAAATGCAGAAGCAGGAGACAAAGTTACTTTTGATCAAGTAGTTTTTGTTGGTGGTGACGATGTTAAAGTAGGAGCACCATTAGTTGAAGGTGCGACTGTTGAAGCAACTGTTGAAAAACAAGGTCGTCAAAAGAAAGTAACTACTTTCAAATACAAAGCTAAAAAAGATTCTCACCGTAAACAAGGTCATCGTCAACCATACACTAAAGTTGTTATCGACTCAATCAATGCTTAA